The sequence ATCGAGGTACGGACCGGCGCGCGGGAACGCGTGCACGACATGACGAAGGAGTGCGCCGATTTCGCGCGCGAGTGCGGGGGAGACGGGCTGCTGCACGTCTTCGTCCCGCACGCGACGGCGGGCGTGGCACTGCTGGAGCTCGGCTCCGGCAGCGACGAGGACCTGCTCGCCGCTCTGGGCGACCTGCTGCCGGCGGACGACCGGTGGCGGCATGCGCACGGCTCCCGTGGGCACGGGAGGTCGCATGTCATGCCCGCCTTCATTCCGCCGTACGCCACCGTTCCCGTCCTCGGAGGCAGGCTGGCGCTGGGGACCTGGCAGTCGGTCGCCCTGATCGACCTCAACGTCGACAACCCCGACAGGCGTGTACGTTTGTCGTTTTTGACCGATTAAGAGATAACGGTGCGGGTCACCCGCCGTGGCGACCGTTGACGACTACGGGTCGCAGCGTGTGGACTGTGCCGAAGCATGGCTCTCAACGAGCCAGGACAACCGCAGACATGGGCGGGGTCACCCCAAGCAGGAGGGATGAACGTGAGCGCGACCGCGGGTCAGGCGCAGGACGAGCGCGGCCTGGCCGAACGACTCGGCCTCAAAGCCGGTCAGGTGGTGCAGGAGGTCGGCTGGGACGAGGACTGCGACGAGGCGCTGCGCCAGTCCATCGAGGAGCTGACCGGCAACGAGCTGGTGGACGAGGACTACGACGACGTCGTCGACGTGGTGCTGCTCTGGTGGCGTGACGGCGACGGCGACCTCTTTGACGCCCTGAGCGACGCGATGACCGCTCTCGCCGACGGAGGCCAGATCTGGCTGCTGACCCCCAAGGCGGGGCGTGACGGCCACGTGGAGCCCAGCGACATCGGTGAGGACGCGGCGACCGCGGGCCTGTCGCAGACGAGCAGCGTGAGCGCCGCCAGGGACTGGTCGGGCACGAGGCTCGTCGCCCCGAAGGCCCGCCGCTGAGAATTGCCCTGCCGTACGGCCCGGGGATGCCGTACGGCAGGATGATGGGCGGACACCTGGGGAGGGACTGCTCATGGCGATAGAGGTCGGGCAGCGGGCTCCGGATTTCGCGCTCAAGGACCAGCACGGTGTTCCCGTGCGTCTTTCCGGCCTGCGGGGCAGGACGGTCCTGCTCGTCTTCTATCCCCTGTCCTTCAGCCCCGTCTGCCACGGCGAGCTCGCGGCGATCCGCGACGAGCTGGCCGGCTCCCTGCCTCCGCATGTCCAGTTGCTGGCGGTGTCGGTCGACTCGATGTTCAGCCAGCGTGCCTGGGCCGACCAGGAGGGCTTCTCGTTTCCCCTGTTGTCGGATTTCTGGCCCCACGGTGAGGTCGCCCGGGCGTACGGTGTCCTCGACGAGGACAGGGGACTCGCGCTCCGGGGCACGTTCGTCATCGACGGCGAAGGCGTCGTCCGCTGGAAGGTCGTCAACCCGATCGGTTCCGCACGCGATCTCGATGAGTACCGCAAGGCGCTCGCGGAAATCTGATCGTTTCATTGCCCGTCCCCGGGCACTGACATATCCGATTCCGACTCCGACTCGCCCCATTGGAGGCCACGATGCCCTGCTACAGGTGCGGGGCCCGGCAGACCGACCCCGTCCGCGGCGCCAGCCCCTGGAAGCGCGCGGTGCGCCACGAGGCGCAGGTCCTCGTCTGCCCGGACTGCCAGCGTGTGCACGACCTCGATCTCGACACGTGCGCCTCATGCGGCTCGATCGCGCTGATCTGCCGCCTGGGGGAGATCGAGTGCCGTTCCTGCGGGGAGGTGCGGCTCGCCCGCGACGGTGAGCCGCTCGTCACGGCCGGCCCGCCGGGTCCGGCCCGCATGCCCGGCCTCGCCGCGGAGGTGGAGGCGGCCCTCGACAGGGTGCTGGGCCGATCGTGACGTACGTCGTCGCGCTGGATGTGGGGGGCACCTCCATGAAGGGCGGCCTCGTCACCCGCGGCGGCGAGGTCACCGTCCTCGCCGGGCGCCCCACAGGGCGCGAGAACGGTCCGGACGCGGTGGTGGAGGCCGTGCGCGCCTACGTCGGCGAGATCGCCGGCCTCGGCCGTTCCCGGTACGGCACCGAGCCCGCCGGGGTGGGCCTGGCCGTCCCGGGCATCGTCACCGCGTCCACCGCCGTCTACTCGGCCAACATCGGCTGGCGCGACGTGCCCGCCGAGGCGTTCACGCCTCCCGGCGTCCCGGCGCGGCTCGGCCACGACGTCCGTACGGGCGGCCTGGCCGAGAGCGTCTTCGGCGCGGGGCGCGACGTCGCCGACTTCCTCTTCCTGCCCATCGGCACCGGCATCGCGGGCGCGGTGGTGCTCCGCGGCGAGCCGTACGGCGGTGCGCACGGCTGGGGCGGCGAGATCGGGCACGCGTCCGTCTGGCCGGCGGGGGAGAAGTGCGCCTGCGGGCAGATCGGCTGCCTGGAGACCTACGCCTCCGCCTCGGCCGTCGCCCGGCGCTTCACGGCCCGCTCCGGCCGTACGGCGACGGCGAAGGAGGTCGTCGAGCTCGCGTCCGAGGGAGACCCGGTGGCGGCCGAGGTGTTCGGCGAGGCGATCGAGGCCCTGGCCATCGCCCTCGCGTCGTACGTGCTCGTGCTCGACCCGGCCCTGATCGTGATCGGCGGCGGCCTGGCGGAGGCCGGTCCGGCCCTGTTCGAGCCGCTGCGGGAGCGGCTGGCCGGTCGTCTGGCCTTCAAGGAGCCCCCGCCCCTGCGTCCGGCCGCCCTGGGTCCCCTGGCGGGCATGCTCGGCGCGGCGCTCCTCGGCTGGCAGGCGGCGGGCGAGCAGGACGCGGGCGCCGACTGGTCGCTCGATGTGCTGAGAGGCGGGTCGGTGTCGTAAGGTGTAGTCCGGTCCGGGCGGTTAGCTCAGCGGTAGAGCACTCGCCTTACAAGCGAGGGGTCACTGGTTCGAACCCAGTACCGCCCACCTGGTGAAACGGCGTGTCGCCGATCTTGTTTTCGCGGACCGAGTGACTATCTGAGTGACTATGCCTCGAAGAGGCTGTCCATCTTCTCCGCGCCCTGCATGAGCACCGGGCGGATCTGCTTGCGATAGACGGTCTCGGTGACCACCGTGTTGCGGTGGCCGACGAGGCGGGAGATGTCCTCGATCGGGACGCCGGAGTCCGACAGCAGCGACACGAAGCTGTGCCGCATCTCGCGCGGCGACCAGTCCTTGCCGGGGAGATCGGCGTCATCGAGGATCTTGCGGAAGTCGCGCCGTACGTTGTGCGCGGTGAGCGCCGTTCCGGTCTTGGTGCAGAAGACGAGATCGGACCCAGTGGAGGTCTGCTTGTCGGCCAGCACGTGAAGGGCGTCGACGCAGAGGCGGGGCAGCTTGAGGGATCGGCGAGACTTGACGGTCTTGGTGTCGCCCTTCTGCCGTACGGAGCGCCAGACGTGGATCGCGAACTCCTCGTGGTCCCAGCCGGCCTCGTCAACGGGCAACCACGCCTGCCGCTCTTCGTCGTACGCGACGACATGCGACCAGGTGAGCGCGCGAAGCTCCTCGGTCCGAGCGCCGATCAGCAGCGAGAGCACGATGTACGCCCGCATGCGTGGGCTGGCCTTGGCCGCCTCGTCGAGGATGGCCTGAGCCTGCGCCAGGGTGAGCGCCTTGGAGGGACGACCGGCGCGTCCTTCGGGGATCTCGCAGAGATCGACGACGTTCCGTTTCACTTTGTCGCGGCGCATGGCGCTCTTGACCGCGCGGTTCAGGATGCCGTGGATCAGCTTGAGCGAGCGTGTGCTGAGTTCTCCCTTCTTGCTGGCCAGCCAGGAGTCCACGTCCTCCACGGACAGGTCACGCAGCTTGCGCGCGCCGAGCGCCGGGAGGATGTGGGTCTCCGCGAACGTGGTGTACATCCGGACTGTGCTGGGGGACCGGCCACCCAGGCCGTGAGCGAGCCAGTAGGTGACAGCGTCGCTCACGGTGTAGTTGGTCGGGGCGATGGCCAGCCCGTCTTCATGGTCACGGATGATCTCTTTGAGCTTGGCCTTGGCTTCGGTCTTGGTCTTGCCGCTGGCCTTCTTCACGATGCGCTTCCCCGCAGGGGAGTAGCCCAGGGTCACCGAGGCGATCCAGCGTTGCCGCTGTTCGTCCCAGTGCAGGCCGCCGTCTCCTTTGCTGCGTCGGACGGTCATGATGCCTTCCTTGCCTCCTTTTCGAGCAGACGGATGTAGTCGTCGATGGCCGAGGCCGGGATGAGCCGGGTACGGCCCTGGCGGACGGAGCGGAGTCGCCCCGAGCGGATGAGTTCGTAGATGACGCTGCGGCTGAGACTGAGCAGGCGCATCGCGTCGGGGATGCGGTAGAGCCGCCGATCGGCGGATGGGGGTGGGGTCATCCGCCCTCGCGCTCCGCCCTGATGGCGCGGGCGGTCTGGACACTCTGACGGATGTGCTCGGCCATGATCGCCTCACCAGGCGTGTGGCCGATCCCGGCCAGGCGCCAGTGGCCGAGGACGAGCGTGGTCGCGTCGCCGAGGGCGGGCAGCCCGTGGCGTTCGCGTGCTTCGGCAGCTCGGTGCTGGGCGCGAGCGCCGCGCAGGTCGCCGAGCTTGAGGGAGTAGGCGCGGCTCTTGCTGGAGAAGTGACCCCGGAAGCCGAGCATGTGAGCCCAGGGTCGCAGGCGCAGGGCGGCGAACTCCGGGCGTCCGCCGAGGTCCCAGCAGGTGCGGATCATGCGCCGGGCGTGGTCGGTGACCGGCAGTGCGTCCAGGTGGAGCCCGGCTTTGAGGCCGGTTCCGTGGCAGCGCCCGCAGGTAGCAGTCAGCGTGATCCGCCCACGACCGCCGCAGGCCGGGCACGACACGCGGTGATCGACGGTGCCGGAGGCTTCCGCGCCTTTGGTGGCGTACTTGGCGATGTAGCCGGCCACTGCCCGTTCGCTGACTCCTTCCGCTTTCTCGTCAAGGAGGATGGGCCGGATGTCGAGCTGGTCGCCCCAGGTCAGCTCCCACTGTCCGAGTTCGCTTTCGGGTGAGGAGAGACGGACACGGGCGACCGCAGGTGGGACCGCCCGTACGAGCAGGTCGTGATCGGCCCATGCGGGAGGGGGTTCAAGGGCTCCTGCTGGGCCGTCGAGACGAATGACCGCGTGGAAGTGGACGAGGCCGCGCCGCTGATACTCGGCGACCTTGGCGAACGAGACGCGCACCTCCTTGCCGAAGGCGCGGCGGCTCATTCCCGTCTGTGCGGCCAGTTCTTGCCGCATGGCCAGGGTGAAGCGGTGCCACAACGCGCCCGCGTGTGCCTGCCAGAGGACGGCCCCGATGTAGTCGTAGCAGTCCGGGCAGATGGGCTGTCCGAGCCGGTCATCCCGCGGCTCATGCCGAGCATGGCAGCCGACCGGCCGCCCGTGCTCGCACACCTTGTCACGCCGCCGGGGACGACAGGCACGTCCGTCCCGGTGGAAGTGGACCGGGCCGAAGGACGGCGCGGTCAGGGTGACGAAAGCCCGCGGATGGGAGCTGACCGTCTCCGGAACTCCCTTGCCACCTGACAGACCAGCGCGGATCAGGTGGAAGGTGTCGGCCCGGTAAACCTCCGAGCAGGCCGGGCACACCGAGGCGCGCCGGTTGCCGCAAGCGATGAGCAGGCGACCGCCCGGCTCGTCGGCTGTCGTGTAGCAGTGCAGGACCTCGCCGGTGCCCGCGTCCACGATGGCCGACTCGCCGGCCAGGTGGATGGGGTGGGCACAGCCGCCCGTCGCGGCCACCATCGAGCGCCACCGGTCATAGCCTGGTGCGTTGATGACCCGAACGAGGTCGGTCATCCAATCGTGTTCGTCGTTCGCGCTCATGATCGGTACCTCCCTCCTGCCGTAGGACTACTTGTAGTACATGCTGACGTGCGTTGCTGGTGCTCGTCAACCTGTAGTACAAGTTGTGCTGAGAGAAGTAGGAGGGATCGTATGGAGACCGAGGAGAAGGATCCGCGCTGGCGCGTCATCGCCACCGACCTACGCGCCGCCATCCTCGATGGCCGTTATCCGCCTGGCGGTGCGCTGCCAAGCGAGCCCGAGCTGGTCAGGAAGTACGAGGTCTCCCGCCCCACGGTTCGTAAAGCCATCGACACTCTCGTCTCCGAGGGCCTGGCCTACGTCATGCGCGGACGTGGCTCGTTCGTGCGCCCCATGCCCGAGCGGCGCGCCATCATCATCACGGACCGGAACCGGCCGGACCTGGCCGCGCCCGGCAACCATCCCGACGTGCAGGAGTTCGGCTGGGACCTGGCCATGAAGGACGTCGAGCCGGAGGCCCCGCTGTTCACCGACGAGAAGATCAGCGCGAACCGAGACGTCGCCATCTTGCTCGGCGTCCGGCCTGGACACCCGGTAATCCATCGCCGGAGCATGTGGCACCGCGGCCACACCGCTCGAATCCACGGCGCGTCAGCCCGGTTGGAGATCAACTCCTACACGAACGCCGACATGCTTCCCGAGTGGGACGACCCGAAGAGGTACCACCAGTTCCGCGAGCGCCCCGGCTTCTTCTATCAGTCACTCACGCGTGAGCACGGCCCCGTCCGGTGGATGACTCTGACGACGGCGCGCATCGCATACGAGGATGAACGGGCGCTGCTGGGGCTGGACTACGCCGAGGCCTTGCTGATCATCCGGCGCACAATGGCCCACGCCAACGGCCGTCCGATCGAGGTCACCGAGGTCAAGGCCCCCGCCAACCGCTACGAAATCGGCTATCACATCGAACTCGCCGACGACCCCGACGCAGACCTCACCCCGCAGGAGCTCAGCGACAACGGCATCGACCTCGTGATCTAGAGGTCCGGGGCCGCACGTTGCTCCCTGACGACGCCGCTGACATGATCCGTCGCATGCTTGCGCACACATGGCTGAACACCGCTGATCAGTTCGTGCCAGGTGTTGAGTTGTTTCGTTCGGACCGTGGCTTCGCCGTCTGGGCGTACACCGTGAGTCACAGCCAGCTTTTGCTACGAACACGGACCGCCTACAACGGCGGCGAGCACCAGTCCCGCATCGATATCGTCTTCAAGCCGGTTATGGCAATGAAGCTCAGAGCTGAGTACCACGGTCTGGTGATTCGCTGCGCAACGCAGGGACAGGCTGACCGGATTCACGCGGAACACGGCGGCACCGATCGTGAGGCACGTTGCCTGATGCTGGAGACTGGCGAGGATCAGGACTATGTCGTGACCTACGCGGTTGGCTGGATCGAAGACGAGGGAACCGAACGAGACCCTAGCCCGCTCGCAGGGTTTGCCCGGGCTCTGATCCGAGCCGCATCCTGGGGTAGCGCCCGTCCAAGTCCGGATCTTGCCCTTTCGGGTGGCTCAGAGTTTCTTTACTGGTTCAAGGCGGCCCGCCTGCGGCGGCCCGCTCGCGCGCTGGGCGGCCAGCCGGCCGGGCATGCGGCTCTCCGGCCGGTCCCGGCCGGCGCCGCCCCGCGCCCCCAGCACAGGCGGCGCATGACCGAGATGAAGCGGACCACTACAAGGACAACCGCGACGCCAACTGCCGCGAGCACCCGGAAGGTCCGTAGCCAAGCCGAGGTCCTTTCTTGCCTCCGGCGGGGTCTCCGGCCCCGAGGTGATCAGCCCTCGGAAGCCGGAGTTCGTGGGTGCCTGGGGCCTGATCGCCTCGCCCGCCATCGACCCAGGCGAGCCCAGCGCACCGGCTCCTCCGGCTCAAGGCCGGCCGTGACCGATGGCATCCGATGACCGAGGAACCGCGACCAGGTTGACGTACACGCGAGGCCAGCCTTGCCCCTCCGTCCCCAGCCCGCTGCCGCTCCGCGGTGGGTCGACGGCGAACGAGGAGATCAGGTGGCAGCCTGAGAGATGTCACGCTTTTGACAAGAAGCGTCGATTGGCCAACGTTCGTCTCGGTCCATGAGCACAATGGCCACATGGAGTGGTGGAAACTTGGCCTGGAATACACCAAGGTACTTTTCTCGTGGCCGCTCATCCTATTCCTGATTGTCTTCTTGCTGAGAAAACCGATAGGTGAATTCCTGCTCAAGAGGAACTTCGAGGCCGAAGGCGCTGGAATGCGTGTTCGAGTTGGGAGTGCCGAAGCCGCAGCAGGGGAAGCCCTTGGGTATGCTGCACAAATATCAAAAGCCGACGTCGGGGATTCTACTTACGCCGAGACAGATGGTAGCCCGCGCAGAGAAGCCGAGCGGCGTAGGGCAATGGAGCAAGTACTTGCCGAGGGGGCACGGCTAGGATGGGAGTGGGCCCAGTCGGGCCAGGATAAGCCACCGGCCGTGGTAGTGCACTGGAATGCGGACGGCACTCCTCGTGTCCTTGCTCTACCGCGCTCAACTGTCCTGGATGAAGAAGTGCGCGCATCCAGGGCGTCCAACACGTATTTCCACATGCTCATGGCGAATCTTCAGGTCGCTTATCCGGGGCTCGCCGTCATTGCCGAAAATATAGATCACGAAGGACCGGAGGGGATGATACGTATTGGCGAATTCGCCGCAGATCTGCTTGTCGAGTATCACGAGTTGCCAAGCAAGAAGCTCTCCGTAGACCAGGTAAAGCGTGCTCATAGTGTATGTGTTGGGCGCATTTTACCCACGTTACTAGTGACCAATTTAGAGGTTCCAAATGAAACTTTCAAGGTTTTGCAGCGGCTTAATGCGACGGCTCGCTCGAGGCTCTATGTCACGTCATGGAGAGATCCATCGCAGAACGAGGAGCTTAAGCAAGTCGTTGAGCTGATGATCTCGGACACCTTTCGGAATCCACTGCGGAACGAAGGCTGACGGGGGACGTTAGCCATCGAGAAATACTGTCGGTTATCGTCCACTAACCTGATCGGGTGTCTCAATAATCTGCTGATAGAGCTATCGTTGATTAGTGCGCATGCAATCGGAGTTAACGCGCTTCGCCGCATAGCAAGGCGGCCCATATGTCGCGGGCCTGCAAGAGTGGCCAGCGGTAGGTTTCCTTGATCTCATGTTCAGGCTCGCACTGAAGTGTGCTGCGGATGAAGGCTTGGCCGCCAGTCTGGCATAGCTCGTAGATTGTCGCCCGGCAGTCGCAAGTCCAAGCCAGAACACGGGCACGGCCGCACCTGTAGAACGGGTCATGCCAAGCCAACTTGATGTGCCCTCGCTGAGCCAAGGGCACATGCGGAGCCAGACACTCGTCGGAATCGATCATGGTGTGCTGTTCGTCAGCAGGGCGGACAGCGGATGATGCTGGCGGAGATCCTTGTAGCGGACGGCGATTCGGCGAGCGGTGGTTACCGGGTCGTCGACTGGACCGAACGCGTAGACCCACCGCTGCGTGCGGGCGGACTTACGTCCCGACCACCAGCGGTAGCACCGGCCATCCGTCCAGACAACCAGTTCGACCCACACAGAAACCAGGGCGAGCCCATATCCCTCGTGGACATCAGTCCGTATGCCGAGAGCCGCCAATTCATCGCTCAGTCGCTCAGCGGCTAGCGATGGCGTTGTGGGCGTTTTCCTTCTCGTGTCAATGGGATGGAATCCCGTCGTAGCCGGATGCATGCTGCAACGCTATGAGCGGCCACAATAGCCTGGAAGTGCGATTTCGTGTCACTTCCCGATGCCCGCAAATGGAAGTGCCACGAGCGGTGTCGCCAGTCAGTAATCAAGCCGCACAAAGTCCGCGAAGTCGCGCATTTCGCTGGTGAGCGTGCGGCGCCTGCCGATAATTCCCTTGAGGATGTCTCGGGCGTATCGCTGGTTGGTCAACCACTCCGGGGCGTCACGTCGAACGCCTTGCAAGATGTCGAAGGCCTCGCTGTGCCGGTGCATCCGGCGGTGTGCCTCGGCCACGTCGAGGAGATGACGGTTCCGATTGTTGGATGTGGGCCGCAGGTCCGTAACCGGAATCGTCTGCGAGAGCTGGAGGACCTTGTCTGGCCGGTCCTCGATCATGGAGTTCTCCACGCGCTTCATCGCGACGGTGATCGGGCCGAAGGTGCGCAAGAAGTCTTCATCCGGCGTCAAGTCGCGTCCCATGGCGACGGCCGCGGTTCGGGCAAGACGGATCGTGTCGTCCGCCTCGCCGGGCCGGTTGTCGCGGATGGCGGCTGCCGAGGAGCGAAGCAGTAGCCAGCCCCAGGCGGATAGCTGATGCGGTGTCGCACGAGAGATACGCGGCTCAACGTCGTCGGCCCACTGCGTCGCCATCTGGCGAGCTTCGTTGAGTCGCCCCTGGCGTAGGAGCAGCCAGCAATGCGTGCTGACCGTCGCCGCTGCGTCCAGGGGATCGTTCATGTCGTCCATGGCCCGCGACAGCGCGAACTCGGCCTCGTCGAACTGGCGGGTCTGGGTCATCAGCCAGCCGACAAGGTGCAGCAGCCTGCCTCGTACGTGGCGCGCCGACAGGTCCGCGTCCACCAGTGCATCGGCGTCCCGAAGCATCACCGGCAGCATGGCCGCGATCTGCGAATAGCGGTCCTGCTTCCACAGCGGCATCGACGCTTCCAGAGCGGAGCCCAGTCCTTCTCGGGTCGGCGCCTCTAAGGACGGACCTTCGAGGCCGTAAAGCGCCCGCCGTACCGGCCCCCACAGGTCGAGAGTCTGCTCGTCGGCTGGCTCCGCGTCGTGTCGGATCATCAGCGAGGTTGTCGGCACCTTGAGGGCCACCGCTATTTTGCGCAGCGTTTCCAGCCGCACATCCCTCCGGGCGTCCTGCTCAAGCTTGCGGATGAGCGAGGCGGACACGCCGGCGAGCTCGGCGAGGCCCTGCTGAGTCAGGCCCCGGCGCTTCCGGACGCTGCGGATACGTTCGCCTATCGCGGCCACGAAGTCCATGTTATGAGATGCCTGCCGTTGCGCGGCTGTTGCCGGCGAGCATGTTGCTGTAATGCCAGCTCGTCCGATGAAGTGCACCAAGCAGCTCAGACGGCTCCACCGTCCTTGGCGCTTTCCAAGTTGCTTGAGATCGCGGCAAGAACTTCCGATTCTACGTACGCGATGCCGCCCTCTGCAATCTGCCCCTGTGTAGAACGCATTGAATTCAGGGCGTCCCGTATCTTCCTTCGAAGGACGCGAGGAGGTAGATTTGCATTTTCCTTTCTGATTCGCTCCACAGTCTGAAGAATCTGAGGCGAAACCCCCTCGAGAAACGATATGTCGTTAACCAGTGGGAGTTGCTTTGAGCTCTCCTTCGACAGCTGTCTGCGTAGTGGTCCGATCTCGAGATAGCGCAGTAGGAAATCCGGACTCATTACTGGCGGAGAGGGAATGGTGCCGAGTATCTGGCCCTGCAGCATCTTATGAATCCTATAGGCTACTCCATCCAAAGTTAGCCACCAAGAGTTGTAGCCCCATGAGCTCCGATTTTCTGCCCTCCTGAGTTGCACTATACCCAGATAGCACTCCACATCATGGGCAACTAAACGCCGTACTGACTCCGGGTTGAAGGTGCGCGCGCTCCTAGACTTTGTCTTAGCTTCGGCCCAAATCTCTTGTACTGCTCCACGCAGAGTGACGTCCGCGCTCTCCGCATCCGAGCGAAGGTCGTGAAGTCGGATGCCGTGGACTTCTTCGAGATATTCTCGCACGTCATCTTCGGGCTGCGCGTCTCCCCGGAAATTCTCTATCCAGCCCGCAAGCGTATCAACCGTGCTGCCAGAGAGAGCGTGGGCTACAGCCAGGAAGGGTACTTCTCCGTCCCATGTTCTGCCCTGCGATATGGTCCGTGCGTAGGCCATTGAACGCCGCATATGCATGGATAGTTCTTCGATGATGCCGCTCGTCACTCTTAGAGCTAGCCCTGCTTCTCTAGTCGCTCGCAACAGTTCTGTGTAGTGCCTGAGCTCCGGGTCGACTAGTTCTTCAGCTATTACCGGAAGCAGCATATTAGAGTCTATCCAGATGCGCCCATGACTGAAAAGCTTAACTACGGTCTTTTGAACATCTGGGGTTGCCCGCAAGAGCGAGAAGAGCGTGTAAGAGTCTACCCATCGCTGCAGATAACGATGTGCCGCATCACCCGGAGAGACAAGCGCAGACCTCACGGCCTCGATGATGGCGGACCTATGGTTGGCAATTATTTCGCGAGGGGAGGCTGTCGTGAATTCTTGCGAGAGCAGTGACTCGACTTGCGTTGTTGTGACGTCGGTTATCTGCCCCCCGGTGAGTGCGCTAGCAAATGCCTCTCCCTTCTCAAGTAGAAGGCGGTCGATCAAGGAAGCCATAAGATCGCAAACTACCTGCGCTTTTGCTGAATCCATCTCCGTGATCTCGGGAGCGATAGATGTGAGCTCAGCCAAAAGCTCTGCATGGTATGCGCTTTTGTCCAACTCTAGGTTGGATAGCCGATCCTTGATGCGTGACGTCTCTTCATAAGACAAGCAGAACTCATCTGCCTGCTTGTGGTGCTTGATCACGGACTTGC comes from Microbispora sp. ZYX-F-249 and encodes:
- a CDS encoding GntR family transcriptional regulator, which translates into the protein METEEKDPRWRVIATDLRAAILDGRYPPGGALPSEPELVRKYEVSRPTVRKAIDTLVSEGLAYVMRGRGSFVRPMPERRAIIITDRNRPDLAAPGNHPDVQEFGWDLAMKDVEPEAPLFTDEKISANRDVAILLGVRPGHPVIHRRSMWHRGHTARIHGASARLEINSYTNADMLPEWDDPKRYHQFRERPGFFYQSLTREHGPVRWMTLTTARIAYEDERALLGLDYAEALLIIRRTMAHANGRPIEVTEVKAPANRYEIGYHIELADDPDADLTPQELSDNGIDLVI
- a CDS encoding helix-turn-helix domain-containing protein, giving the protein MAAIGERIRSVRKRRGLTQQGLAELAGVSASLIRKLEQDARRDVRLETLRKIAVALKVPTTSLMIRHDAEPADEQTLDLWGPVRRALYGLEGPSLEAPTREGLGSALEASMPLWKQDRYSQIAAMLPVMLRDADALVDADLSARHVRGRLLHLVGWLMTQTRQFDEAEFALSRAMDDMNDPLDAAATVSTHCWLLLRQGRLNEARQMATQWADDVEPRISRATPHQLSAWGWLLLRSSAAAIRDNRPGEADDTIRLARTAAVAMGRDLTPDEDFLRTFGPITVAMKRVENSMIEDRPDKVLQLSQTIPVTDLRPTSNNRNRHLLDVAEAHRRMHRHSEAFDILQGVRRDAPEWLTNQRYARDILKGIIGRRRTLTSEMRDFADFVRLDY
- a CDS encoding tyrosine-type recombinase/integrase, whose amino-acid sequence is MTVRRSKGDGGLHWDEQRQRWIASVTLGYSPAGKRIVKKASGKTKTEAKAKLKEIIRDHEDGLAIAPTNYTVSDAVTYWLAHGLGGRSPSTVRMYTTFAETHILPALGARKLRDLSVEDVDSWLASKKGELSTRSLKLIHGILNRAVKSAMRRDKVKRNVVDLCEIPEGRAGRPSKALTLAQAQAILDEAAKASPRMRAYIVLSLLIGARTEELRALTWSHVVAYDEERQAWLPVDEAGWDHEEFAIHVWRSVRQKGDTKTVKSRRSLKLPRLCVDALHVLADKQTSTGSDLVFCTKTGTALTAHNVRRDFRKILDDADLPGKDWSPREMRHSFVSLLSDSGVPIEDISRLVGHRNTVVTETVYRKQIRPVLMQGAEKMDSLFEA
- a CDS encoding replication initiator, which encodes MSANDEHDWMTDLVRVINAPGYDRWRSMVAATGGCAHPIHLAGESAIVDAGTGEVLHCYTTADEPGGRLLIACGNRRASVCPACSEVYRADTFHLIRAGLSGGKGVPETVSSHPRAFVTLTAPSFGPVHFHRDGRACRPRRRDKVCEHGRPVGCHARHEPRDDRLGQPICPDCYDYIGAVLWQAHAGALWHRFTLAMRQELAAQTGMSRRAFGKEVRVSFAKVAEYQRRGLVHFHAVIRLDGPAGALEPPPAWADHDLLVRAVPPAVARVRLSSPESELGQWELTWGDQLDIRPILLDEKAEGVSERAVAGYIAKYATKGAEASGTVDHRVSCPACGGRGRITLTATCGRCHGTGLKAGLHLDALPVTDHARRMIRTCWDLGGRPEFAALRLRPWAHMLGFRGHFSSKSRAYSLKLGDLRGARAQHRAAEARERHGLPALGDATTLVLGHWRLAGIGHTPGEAIMAEHIRQSVQTARAIRAEREGG
- a CDS encoding ROK family protein, giving the protein MTYVVALDVGGTSMKGGLVTRGGEVTVLAGRPTGRENGPDAVVEAVRAYVGEIAGLGRSRYGTEPAGVGLAVPGIVTASTAVYSANIGWRDVPAEAFTPPGVPARLGHDVRTGGLAESVFGAGRDVADFLFLPIGTGIAGAVVLRGEPYGGAHGWGGEIGHASVWPAGEKCACGQIGCLETYASASAVARRFTARSGRTATAKEVVELASEGDPVAAEVFGEAIEALAIALASYVLVLDPALIVIGGGLAEAGPALFEPLRERLAGRLAFKEPPPLRPAALGPLAGMLGAALLGWQAAGEQDAGADWSLDVLRGGSVS
- a CDS encoding helix-turn-helix domain-containing protein, which translates into the protein MTPPPSADRRLYRIPDAMRLLSLSRSVIYELIRSGRLRSVRQGRTRLIPASAIDDYIRLLEKEARKAS
- a CDS encoding peroxiredoxin; its protein translation is MAIEVGQRAPDFALKDQHGVPVRLSGLRGRTVLLVFYPLSFSPVCHGELAAIRDELAGSLPPHVQLLAVSVDSMFSQRAWADQEGFSFPLLSDFWPHGEVARAYGVLDEDRGLALRGTFVIDGEGVVRWKVVNPIGSARDLDEYRKALAEI
- a CDS encoding DUF3052 domain-containing protein gives rise to the protein MSATAGQAQDERGLAERLGLKAGQVVQEVGWDEDCDEALRQSIEELTGNELVDEDYDDVVDVVLLWWRDGDGDLFDALSDAMTALADGGQIWLLTPKAGRDGHVEPSDIGEDAATAGLSQTSSVSAARDWSGTRLVAPKARR
- a CDS encoding YjbQ family protein — encoded protein: MTKECADFARECGGDGLLHVFVPHATAGVALLELGSGSDEDLLAALGDLLPADDRWRHAHGSRGHGRSHVMPAFIPPYATVPVLGGRLALGTWQSVALIDLNVDNPDRRVRLSFLTD